From a single Silene latifolia isolate original U9 population chromosome 6, ASM4854445v1, whole genome shotgun sequence genomic region:
- the LOC141588193 gene encoding uncharacterized protein LOC141588193: MVESAHAALKRLLRTSVGGFDTVFETIHQLVTLQSRKIDEDLETSLSKGLHVSRAKSVYRRLSFNVTHHAITTIDRQFKKGNCNGCAITITHGIPCTCDINRLLNTDGCIELDSIHPFCKTLYIGNRSEDDNNDTLLQKKNKLSKLVDVVLNRDIEMMRKVTRPTAAVTNVSKSIPDLNIPQPMNCPQITRPTAAATNVSKDIPDLNIPHYMSSPQGTKHTSLFLCPNAVPNFMVQWIIDWVNVDSDGNCGYRAVAQDIYGDEHRWPTVRRDMVDELEKNRHIYIKLYGGEMEVDKLIKRISWWKRDEDAPVIHWMDADMRFIIANCYDAIFTCLSPTNSFTSLPVTRTSAISQG, translated from the exons ATGGTTGAGAGTGCACATGCAGCACTAAAACGACTTTTACGTACATCTGTGGGTGGTTTTGACACTGTCTTTGAAACGATTCATCAATTAGTCACCCTTCAAAGCAGAAAAATAGATGAGGATTTAGAGACCTCCTTGAGTAAGGGGCTTCATGTTAGTCGTGCTAAGAGTGTGTATCGTAGGCTGTCTTTCAATGTGACACATCATGCAATTACGACTATTGATCGACAATTCAAAAAGGGTAATTGTAATGGATGTGCTATTACGATAACACATGGTATTCCTTGCACATGTGACATTAATCGTCTTCTTAACACAG ATGGGTGTATTGAACTTGATTCAATTCACCCATTTTGTAAGACTTTATATATAGGGAACAGATCGGAGGATGACAACAATGATACACTCTTGCAAAAGAAGAATAAGTTGAGTAAACTTGTAGACGTGGTGCTAAATCGTGATATTGAAATGATGAGAAAG GTCACTAGACCCACGGCCGCAGTTACTAATGTTTCAAAAAGCATTCCCGATCTAAATATACCACAACCTATGAATTGTCCACAG ATCACTAGACCCACGGCCGCAGCTACTAATGTTTCAAAAGACATTCCTGATTTAAACATACCACATTATATGTCGTCTCCACAA GGAACCAAACATACATCACTTTTTCTTTGTCCAAATGCGGTTCCTAATTTCATGGTGCAGTGGATAATTGATTGGGTGAATGTCGATAGCGATGGGAACTGTGGGTATCGAGCAGTTGCTCAAGATATTTATGGTGATGAACATAGGTGGCCAACAGTTAGACGTGATATGGTGGATGAGTTAGAAAAAAATAGACATATTTATATAAAATTATATGGAGGCGAAATGGAGGTCGATAAATTGATTAAGAGAATTTCATGGTGGAAAAGAGATGAAGATGCACCAGTGATACATTGGATGGATGCCGATATGCGATTCATCATAGCTAATTGCTATGATGCAATTTTCACATGTTTGTCACCTACGAATAGTTTTACAAGCTTACCAGTGACGCGAACGAGTGCAATATCACAGGGGTAG